A single region of the Mycoplasma mycoides subsp. mycoides SC str. PG1 genome encodes:
- a CDS encoding lipoate--protein ligase, with protein MINLLISKYHDPAMNLAIEEYLTYHYKAKEPIVFFWQNANTIVVGRNQNAFAEINLEAAQKDNVKIVKRNTGGGTVYQDLGNVCYSLIVDNSTDDVDYQKALQPIITYLNQKNINAMFSGRNDMVIDGYKVSGNAQLKTNEKTLVHGTLLFDVDLSKMPKYLVVDPEKLKHQQIRSKPARVRNIKEFFKDINIDIDLNTFINDVVSSYVQNEKIKWIELTDQEKQYIQSRKETKFEQWDWTFGKNTVFSLVKKQYLESKGFITLNLDVDNGVITNIKIYGDFLGTQGTEKLEAKLIGVKFNKKDVENVLNQFDLEAIFAKNFTSDDITNLLFKD; from the coding sequence ATGATCAACTTATTGATTTCTAAGTATCACGATCCTGCTATGAATTTAGCAATCGAAGAATATTTAACTTATCATTATAAAGCTAAAGAACCTATTGTATTTTTCTGACAAAATGCTAATACTATAGTTGTTGGAAGAAATCAAAATGCTTTTGCTGAAATTAACTTAGAGGCTGCTCAAAAAGATAACGTTAAGATTGTTAAAAGAAATACAGGTGGGGGAACTGTTTATCAAGATTTAGGTAATGTTTGTTATTCATTAATTGTTGATAATTCAACTGATGATGTTGATTATCAAAAAGCCTTACAACCAATTATTACTTATTTAAATCAAAAAAATATTAATGCAATGTTTTCTGGGCGTAATGATATGGTAATTGATGGTTATAAAGTATCAGGAAATGCTCAATTAAAAACTAATGAAAAAACACTAGTTCATGGTACATTACTATTTGATGTTGATTTATCTAAAATGCCTAAATATTTAGTTGTTGATCCTGAAAAATTAAAACATCAACAAATCAGATCAAAACCTGCCAGAGTTAGAAATATAAAAGAGTTTTTCAAAGATATTAATATCGATATTGATTTAAATACTTTTATTAATGATGTAGTTAGTTCATATGTACAAAATGAGAAAATTAAATGAATTGAATTAACTGATCAAGAAAAACAATACATTCAGTCAAGAAAAGAAACTAAGTTTGAACAATGAGACTGAACGTTTGGGAAAAATACTGTATTTTCTCTAGTTAAAAAACAATACCTTGAATCTAAAGGTTTTATTACCCTAAACTTAGATGTCGATAATGGAGTTATTACTAACATTAAAATTTATGGTGATTTTTTAGGAACTCAAGGAACTGAAAAATTAGAAGCAAAATTAATTGGGGTTAAATTTAATAAAAAAGATGTAGAAAATGTCTTAAACCAATTTGACTTAGAAGCTATTTTTGCTAAGAATTTTACAAGTGATGATATCACCAACTTATTATTTAAAGATTAA
- the pdhA gene encoding pyruvate dehydrogenase (acetyl-transferring) E1 component subunit alpha, giving the protein MTYLGKFDPLKNEKVCVLDKDGKVINPKLMPKISDQEVLEAYKIMNLSRRQDIYQNTMQRQGRLLSFLSSTGQEACEVAYINALNKKTDHFVSGYRNNAGWLAMGQLVRNIMLYWIGNEAGGKAPEGVNCLPPNIVIGSQYSQATGIAFADKYRKTGGVVVTTTGDGGSSEGETYEAMNFAKLHEVPCIFVIENNKWAISTARSEQTKSINFAVKGIATGIPSIIVDGNDYLACIGVFKEVVEYARKGNGPVLVECDTYRLGAHSSSDNPDVYRPKGEFEEMAKFDPLIRLKQYLIDKKLWSDEQQAQLEAEQDKFIADEFAWVEQNKNYDLIDIFKYQYDKMDIFLEEQYKEAKEFFEKYPESKEGGHH; this is encoded by the coding sequence ATGACTTATTTAGGAAAATTTGATCCTCTAAAAAATGAGAAAGTTTGTGTTTTAGATAAAGATGGAAAAGTAATTAATCCTAAGTTAATGCCAAAAATTTCTGATCAAGAAGTTCTTGAAGCATACAAAATAATGAACTTATCTCGTAGACAAGATATTTATCAAAATACTATGCAACGTCAAGGAAGATTATTATCATTTTTATCTTCAACAGGACAAGAAGCTTGTGAGGTTGCATATATTAACGCATTAAATAAGAAAACAGATCACTTTGTAAGTGGATATAGAAATAATGCTGGTTGATTGGCAATGGGTCAATTAGTAAGAAATATTATGCTATATTGAATTGGTAATGAAGCAGGTGGTAAAGCTCCTGAAGGAGTAAATTGTTTACCTCCAAACATTGTTATTGGTTCACAATATTCTCAAGCTACAGGTATTGCTTTTGCTGATAAATATAGAAAAACAGGAGGAGTTGTTGTAACTACTACTGGAGATGGTGGATCTAGTGAAGGTGAAACTTATGAAGCAATGAACTTTGCAAAACTTCACGAAGTTCCATGTATATTTGTTATTGAAAATAATAAATGAGCTATTTCAACAGCTAGAAGTGAACAAACTAAATCAATTAACTTTGCTGTTAAAGGGATTGCTACTGGTATTCCTTCAATTATTGTTGATGGAAACGATTATTTAGCATGTATTGGTGTGTTTAAAGAAGTTGTTGAATATGCAAGAAAAGGAAATGGTCCTGTTTTAGTTGAATGTGATACTTATAGATTAGGTGCTCACTCATCTTCAGATAACCCAGATGTTTACCGTCCAAAAGGTGAATTCGAAGAAATGGCTAAATTTGATCCATTAATCAGATTAAAACAATATTTAATTGACAAAAAACTATGATCTGATGAACAACAAGCACAATTAGAAGCTGAACAAGACAAATTTATTGCTGATGAATTTGCTTGAGTTGAACAAAACAAAAATTATGATCTAATTGACATCTTTAAATATCAATACGATAAAATGGATATCTTTTTAGAAGAACAATACAAAGAGGCTAAAGAATTCTTTGAAAAATACCCAGAATCTAAAGAAGGAGGACACCACTAA
- a CDS encoding alpha-ketoacid dehydrogenase subunit beta — MAIINNIKAVTDALDCAMQRDPNVIVFGEDVGTEGGVFRATQGLAVKFGNDRCFNAPISEAMFAGVGLGMAMNGMKPVVEMQFEGLGLASLQNILTNISRMRNRTRGKYTAPMVIRTPMGGGIRALEHHSEALEAVYAHIPGVQIVCPSTPYDTKGLILAAIDSPDPVIVVEPTKLYRAFKQEVPDEHYIVPIGEAYKIQEGNDLTVVIYGAQTVDCQKAIALLKETHPNATIDLIDLRSIKPWDKKMVVESVKKTGRLLVVHEAVKSFSVSAEIITTVNEECFEYIKAPLSRCTGYDVITPFDRGEGYFQVNPKKVLVKMQELLDFKF; from the coding sequence ATGGCTATTATTAATAATATTAAAGCTGTAACTGATGCTTTAGATTGCGCTATGCAACGCGATCCAAATGTTATTGTATTTGGTGAAGATGTTGGAACTGAAGGTGGAGTTTTCAGAGCTACTCAAGGATTAGCTGTAAAATTTGGAAATGACCGCTGCTTTAATGCTCCTATTAGTGAAGCAATGTTTGCTGGTGTTGGTTTAGGAATGGCTATGAATGGTATGAAACCAGTTGTAGAAATGCAATTTGAAGGATTAGGATTAGCTTCTTTACAAAATATTCTTACTAATATTTCAAGAATGAGAAACCGTACACGTGGTAAATACACTGCTCCAATGGTTATTAGAACACCAATGGGTGGAGGAATTCGTGCTTTAGAACATCATAGTGAAGCTTTAGAAGCAGTATATGCTCATATTCCAGGAGTTCAAATTGTTTGCCCATCAACTCCATACGATACAAAAGGATTAATTTTAGCTGCAATTGATTCACCAGATCCAGTTATTGTTGTTGAACCAACAAAACTATATAGAGCATTTAAACAAGAAGTTCCAGATGAACACTACATAGTACCAATTGGAGAAGCTTATAAAATTCAAGAAGGTAATGATTTAACTGTTGTTATTTATGGTGCTCAAACTGTTGATTGTCAAAAAGCTATTGCGTTATTAAAAGAAACTCATCCAAACGCAACTATTGATTTAATTGATTTACGTTCTATTAAACCATGAGATAAAAAAATGGTAGTTGAATCAGTTAAAAAAACAGGAAGATTATTAGTTGTTCATGAAGCTGTTAAATCATTCTCAGTTTCAGCTGAAATCATTACAACTGTTAATGAAGAATGTTTTGAATACATAAAAGCACCTTTATCAAGGTGTACAGGTTATGATGTTATTACTCCATTTGATAGAGGAGAAGGTTACTTCCAAGTTAACCCTAAAAAAGTTCTAGTCAAAATGCAAGAATTGTTAGACTTTAAATTTTAA
- a CDS encoding dihydrolipoamide acetyltransferase family protein → MFKVKFADIGEGLTEGIVAEVLVKVGDVVKEGQSLYFVETDKVNSEIPAPVAGKIAVINIKAGQEIKVGDVVMEIDEGTGASVASEPKAEAKSEAKVEVVEENASVVGATPVSNDLIVRKQASTVAKSSTIKATPLARKVAADLNVDLSLVTPTGPNQRILVADIKNYHSSSAQPVSQPAPAPVVTPTIKVVEPSAPLSWDEVPMNGVRKATVKAMTKSHTEIAAFTGMKNTDITETHKMRTELKDHAAASGIKLTYLAFIIKAVAKSLRDMPNINVRGDFANNKIQFMHNINIGIAVDTPNGLMVPVIKGVDHLSVFEIAIKINELANKAKDGKLTRAEMTEATFTVSNFGSVELDYATPIINSPESAILGVGAMSQTPLYINGELQKRFIMPLSMTCDHRIIDGADAGRFLIKVQDYLSKPVLLFM, encoded by the coding sequence ATGTTCAAAGTTAAATTTGCTGACATAGGTGAAGGTCTAACAGAAGGAATAGTCGCTGAAGTTTTAGTTAAAGTTGGTGATGTTGTTAAAGAAGGACAATCATTATACTTTGTTGAAACTGATAAAGTAAACAGTGAAATACCTGCTCCAGTGGCTGGAAAAATTGCAGTAATTAACATTAAAGCTGGACAAGAAATCAAAGTTGGTGATGTAGTTATGGAAATTGATGAAGGAACAGGTGCATCTGTAGCTAGTGAACCAAAAGCTGAAGCTAAATCAGAAGCTAAAGTTGAAGTAGTTGAAGAAAATGCTAGTGTAGTTGGTGCTACTCCAGTTTCAAATGATTTAATTGTTAGAAAACAAGCATCTACAGTTGCAAAATCAAGCACTATTAAAGCTACACCTCTAGCAAGAAAAGTTGCTGCTGATCTAAATGTTGATTTATCTTTAGTAACTCCAACAGGACCAAACCAAAGAATTTTAGTTGCTGATATTAAAAACTATCATTCTTCATCAGCTCAACCAGTTAGTCAACCAGCTCCAGCTCCAGTTGTAACTCCAACAATTAAAGTTGTTGAACCAAGTGCACCTTTATCTTGAGATGAAGTTCCAATGAATGGTGTTAGAAAAGCTACAGTAAAAGCAATGACAAAATCACATACTGAAATTGCTGCATTTACTGGTATGAAAAACACTGATATTACTGAAACTCACAAAATGAGAACTGAATTAAAAGATCATGCTGCAGCTAGTGGAATTAAATTAACTTACTTAGCATTTATTATTAAAGCTGTTGCTAAATCATTACGTGATATGCCAAATATTAATGTAAGAGGTGATTTTGCAAACAACAAAATCCAATTTATGCACAACATTAATATTGGAATTGCAGTAGATACACCAAACGGATTAATGGTTCCAGTTATTAAAGGTGTTGATCACTTAAGTGTATTTGAAATTGCAATCAAAATTAATGAATTAGCAAACAAAGCTAAAGATGGTAAATTAACAAGAGCTGAAATGACTGAAGCAACATTTACTGTTTCAAACTTTGGTTCAGTAGAACTAGATTATGCTACTCCTATTATTAACTCACCAGAATCAGCTATTTTAGGAGTTGGTGCAATGTCTCAAACTCCTTTATATATCAATGGTGAATTACAAAAAAGATTTATAATGCCATTATCAATGACTTGTGATCATAGAATCATTGATGGTGCAGATGCTGGAAGATTTTTAATTAAAGTACAAGATTATCTATCAAAACCAGTACTATTGTTTATGTAA
- the lpdA gene encoding dihydrolipoyl dehydrogenase, which translates to MFKVKFADIGEGLTEGTVAEVLVKVGDVVKEGQPLYFVETDKVNSEIPSPVAGKIAIINISTGQEIKVGDVVIEIDDGTSVSTSEPKVEVVEENASVVGATPVSNDVLPSRAPKPKPEAPKVDVQIEDTFDVCVVGAGIGGYVTAIKSAQLGLKTLIIEKEYYGGVCLNVGCIPTKTLLKTSHVYHDIMHKAKELGIVLQNTEKVVIDWAQVLQRKNGVVKKLTGGVKYLLDKNKVTQIKGEAVALDKNTISVNNKNYRVNNLIIASGSTPNHLPLPGFDQGRKDGIIIDSTGILSVPKIPETLVVIGGGVIGIEFSCLFASLGTKVTVLQGLPTVLEMLDKDIIDAMTKELKNRYNIEVITNASVKEFKNGSVVYEIDDKDQMIKGEYVLESVGRKTSITGFENIGLELTPRKAIVVNEYQETNLDGVYAIGDVVGKVMLAHTAVKGAIVAANRIAKKANKDHAEDIVMDYYRIPSCIYTHPEVSMIGKTEQQLKQENIEYKTFKFPFSAIGKALADNDTSGFVKIIIEPKYKTILGAHIIGNRATEMISEIAAVIECEGTITEIANTIHPHPTMSEAIGEAAEALETGKAIHF; encoded by the coding sequence ATGTTCAAAGTTAAATTTGCTGACATAGGTGAAGGTTTAACAGAAGGAACAGTCGCTGAAGTTTTAGTTAAAGTTGGTGATGTTGTTAAAGAAGGACAACCTTTATATTTTGTTGAAACCGATAAAGTAAATAGTGAAATTCCTTCTCCAGTTGCTGGAAAAATTGCAATAATAAATATTTCTACTGGTCAAGAAATTAAAGTTGGTGATGTAGTTATTGAAATTGATGATGGAACATCAGTTTCTACAAGCGAACCTAAAGTTGAAGTAGTTGAAGAAAATGCTAGTGTAGTTGGTGCTACTCCAGTTTCAAATGATGTTTTACCAAGTAGAGCACCAAAACCAAAACCTGAAGCTCCAAAAGTGGATGTTCAAATTGAAGATACATTTGATGTTTGTGTAGTTGGTGCAGGAATTGGTGGTTATGTTACTGCTATTAAATCTGCTCAATTAGGTCTAAAAACTTTAATTATCGAAAAAGAATATTATGGTGGAGTTTGTTTAAATGTTGGATGTATTCCTACAAAAACTTTATTAAAAACTTCTCATGTTTATCACGATATAATGCATAAAGCAAAAGAATTAGGAATTGTTTTACAAAATACTGAAAAAGTAGTGATTGATTGAGCTCAAGTACTTCAAAGAAAAAATGGTGTTGTTAAGAAATTAACAGGTGGAGTTAAATATCTACTAGATAAAAATAAAGTAACTCAAATCAAAGGTGAAGCTGTTGCTTTAGATAAAAATACAATTTCAGTAAATAATAAAAATTATCGTGTTAATAACTTAATTATTGCTTCTGGATCAACACCAAATCATTTACCACTTCCAGGATTTGATCAAGGAAGAAAAGATGGAATCATCATTGATTCAACTGGAATTTTATCAGTTCCAAAAATTCCTGAGACTTTAGTTGTAATTGGTGGAGGGGTTATTGGTATTGAGTTTAGTTGTTTATTTGCTAGTCTTGGTACAAAAGTTACTGTTTTACAAGGATTACCAACTGTTTTAGAAATGCTAGATAAAGATATTATTGATGCTATGACTAAAGAGTTGAAAAACAGATACAACATTGAAGTTATTACAAATGCTTCAGTTAAAGAATTTAAAAATGGATCTGTAGTTTATGAAATTGATGATAAAGATCAAATGATTAAAGGAGAATACGTTTTAGAATCAGTTGGACGTAAAACTTCAATAACTGGATTTGAAAACATCGGTTTAGAACTAACTCCAAGAAAAGCTATTGTTGTTAATGAATATCAAGAAACTAATTTAGATGGTGTTTATGCAATTGGTGATGTTGTTGGAAAAGTAATGTTAGCTCATACTGCAGTTAAAGGAGCTATTGTTGCTGCTAATAGAATTGCTAAAAAAGCTAATAAAGATCATGCTGAAGATATTGTTATGGATTATTACAGAATTCCATCATGTATTTATACACATCCAGAAGTTTCAATGATAGGAAAAACTGAACAACAATTAAAACAAGAAAATATTGAATACAAAACCTTTAAATTCCCATTCTCAGCTATTGGTAAAGCTTTAGCTGATAATGATACTTCAGGATTTGTAAAAATTATTATAGAACCTAAATACAAAACTATTTTAGGTGCACATATTATTGGAAATAGAGCAACTGAAATGATTTCTGAAATTGCTGCTGTTATTGAGTGTGAAGGAACAATTACTGAAATTGCTAATACAATTCACCCTCACCCAACAATGAGTGAAGCAATTGGAGAAGCAGCAGAAGCTCTAGAAACAGGAAAAGCTATTCATTTTTAA